Within Elusimicrobiota bacterium, the genomic segment ATCTTTCAAGTTCGCGCATGCCTACATGTCCAGGAACAATGTCGCTGAAAGAAGTCGCTATACCGATAAAGGGCTTATCCATACATTCCTTCGCTATTCCTGTTGCAAACAATAAAGACCTGTGAGGGACTCTTGTTACACCTTTTTTAATTTCATCACTGCGCATTTTAGCACCCCTATAATACCTCATGTAACGCGCTTGGAAGCGTATGAGGTATATTCCTTTTTAAAAATGTTTTTTATTTTCTTTCAACAATTTAAATTCAATTGCTTCCGTCAGGGCCTGCCAGCTGGCTTCAATAATATTTTCAGAAACGCCGATAGTGCCCCAGGATTCTTTTTTATCACGCGACTCAATTAGCACTCGCGTAATGGCGCGGGTTCCTACTTTACCATCTATTATTCTTACTTTGAAATCTGAAAGAGCTACCTCTTTTAGTTCCGGATAGAATTTCTCAAGGGCCTTGCGCAATGCATTATCCAGTGCGTTAACAGGCCCGTCTCCTTCAGCAACCGTATGTTCTACAATACCGTTTACAGAAAGTTTGATGATTGCTTCCGAATGCATAAACCCGGTTTCAGCTTGTTTTTCAACAACTACACGGAAATCCTTAAGTTCAAAAAACGGTTTATATTTACCCAGGGATTTGTCAACAAGTATTGTAAAAGAAGCGTCTGCATCTTCGTACTGATATCCTTTAAGCTCCATCTTTTTTACGGTATCAATAATTTTACCGCTTGCATCATTTTCATTGGTTACTTCCAAATTGAGCTCTTTCATTTTTGCAAGAACATTACTTTTGCCTGCAAGTTCAGAAATAAGAATTTTTCGTTCGTTGCCGACCAAAATAGGGTCAATATGCTCATATGTTTTCGAATGCCTTAGAATCGCTGAAACATGTATGCCTGCCTTATGAGCAAACGCTGAACCGCCAACGTATGGCTGGTGGTCGTAAGGAATCACATTTGCTATTTCACTGACATACCTTGATAATTCGGAAATTGCTTTTAGCTTGCCTTCAGGCAGGCATTTAACACCAAGTTTTAATTCTATATTTGGGATAATCGAGCAGAGATTTGCATTTCCGCATCTTTCCCCATAACCGTTTATTGTGCCTTGAACCAGTACCGCGCCTTCTTTTATAGCAATTATAGAATTGGCAACTGCGCAATCTGAATCATTGTGTGCATGGATTCCCAAGGGAAAATTATCAGGAAATTTTTTGTTTATTTCTCTCATAATTTCGCTTATATCTCCGGGCATAGTCCCGCCATTTGTATCACAAAGAGTAATATTAACAGCTCCGGCATTTCTCGCTGTTTCAATCGTTTTTAGCGCATACTCTTTATTCGCTTTAAAACCATCAAAAAAATGTTCTGCATCAAAGATAACCTTCAT encodes:
- the cimA gene encoding citramalate synthase; the encoded protein is MKNNKVALFDTTLRDGSQSAGISFSSEDRIKIAKALDEFGIDYIEGGWPGSNPNDESFFREMNKSVKLKKAKLVAFGSTRRKGNSAQDDINLDGIVKSKTEYAAIFGKSWDLHVIHALRATLEENLEMIEDSVKFLNQKNMKVIFDAEHFFDGFKANKEYALKTIETARNAGAVNITLCDTNGGTMPGDISEIMREINKKFPDNFPLGIHAHNDSDCAVANSIIAIKEGAVLVQGTINGYGERCGNANLCSIIPNIELKLGVKCLPEGKLKAISELSRYVSEIANVIPYDHQPYVGGSAFAHKAGIHVSAILRHSKTYEHIDPILVGNERKILISELAGKSNVLAKMKELNLEVTNENDASGKIIDTVKKMELKGYQYEDADASFTILVDKSLGKYKPFFELKDFRVVVEKQAETGFMHSEAIIKLSVNGIVEHTVAEGDGPVNALDNALRKALEKFYPELKEVALSDFKVRIIDGKVGTRAITRVLIESRDKKESWGTIGVSENIIEASWQALTEAIEFKLLKENKKHF